The following are from one region of the Populus trichocarpa isolate Nisqually-1 chromosome 8, P.trichocarpa_v4.1, whole genome shotgun sequence genome:
- the LOC7490856 gene encoding uncharacterized protein LOC7490856 isoform X1 — protein MEDAGGKASCKMVQRPDHLLDYTTSSNHADRTPNNTQLVDAAAIESHQHQYQKLTKYDGDSATLVIDTATKYGIEVSQDSLATCWECSQKIMKGEVVFNVRVFLRVEGQASKRLLLDHANCFMNLYPSIQVEKLAGWETLPASDQEAVLLLVKKVPPAALTDIKDMGKEDRELPQSASKTGTKRRKDLDGDQNLKVAKAELDVITSRAAFASAKNTNDWEPKLMAQSKDSWSLAEECKRDCQFGTEKKLQLEPINAKALPETSCKTMPEASGAPDFVEAASKWSATESKEECKDKKEALSDYVIDKIDKDIADMADKGCTIDNGGLDYKLFLLSKAWGYMKERRLLLKQIDAEATPETTSCKAMAEASGAQCKRDDVDGDLELKVSKARGEVTTISLESVKTSNDLENSKLEAESKEVQGLTEELDTCVSANTRVGF, from the exons ATGGAAGATGCAGGAGGGAAGGCATCGTGCAAGATGGTTCAACGGCCTGATCACCTACTTGACTAT ACTACTTCGTCGAATCATGCCGATCGCACACCCAACAACACACAACT TGTCGATGCTGCTGCTATAGAGTCACACCAACATCAATACCAAAAGCTTACAAAATATGATGGGGATAGTGCTACACTAGTTATAGATACAGCTACAAAATATGGTATTGAAGTTTCGCAAGATTCTCTTGCTACTTGTTGGGAATGCAGCCAAAAGATTATGAAAGGAGAGGTGGTTTTTaat GTTCGTGTATTCTTAAGGGTCGAGGGACAAGCCAGTAAGAGATTGCTGTTGGACCATGCCAACTGTTTCATGAATTTGTACCCATCTATCCAAGTGGAGAAGTTGGCTGGATGGGAAACTCTTCCGGCTTCTGATCAGGAAGCTGTTCTTTTACTGGTCAAGAAGGTTCCTCCTGCAGCACTAACTG ACATTAAAGATATGGGAAAAGAGGATAGAGAACTCCCACAATCAGCTTCTAAAACCGGTACAAAACGTAGGAAAGATCTCGATGgtgatcaaaatttaaaagttgCCAAGGCTGAATTAGATGTG ATTACTAGCAGGGCTGCATTTGCATCTGCAAAGAACACTAATGATTGGGAACCTAAACTTATGGCTCAATCCAAAGACTCGTGGTCTTTAGCAGAAGAGTGTAAAAG GGATTGCCAATTTGGAACAGAAAAGAAGCTTCAACTTGAGCCAATCAATGCTAAAGCCCTACCTGAGACATCATGCAAAACTATGCCTGAAGCTTCTGGTGCACCAGATTTTGTGGAGGCTGCTAGTAAATGGTCGGCAACAGAGTCAAAG GAAGAATGCAAGGACAAAAAAGAGGCATTGAGTGATTATGTTATTGACAAGATCGATAAAG ATATTGCAGACATGGCAGATAAGGGTTGCACAATTGATAATGGAGGACTGGATTACAAACTTTTTTTGCTGAGTAAGGCATG GGGGTATATGAAAGAAAGGAGGCTTCTACTCAAGCAAATCGATGCCGAAGCCACACCAGAGACGACATCATGTAAAGCTATGGCTGAAGCTTCTGGAGCACAATGCAAAAGAGATGATGTTGATGGTGATTTGGAGTTGAAAGTTTCCAAAGCTAGAGGAGAGGTGACAACTATATCACTTGAATCTGTAAAAACTTCCAATGATTTGGAAAACAGTAAGCTGGAGGCTGAATCCAAAGAAGTGCAGGGTTTGACAGAAGAATTAGATACATGTGTCAGTGCCAATACCAGAGTTGGTTTCTAA
- the LOC7490856 gene encoding uncharacterized protein LOC7490856 isoform X4 has protein sequence MCVSEYNMIDYFVESCRSHTQQHTTVRVFLRVEGQASKRLLLDHANCFMNLYPSIQVEKLAGWETLPASDQEAVLLLVKKVPPAALTDIKDMGKEDRELPQSASKTGTKRRKDLDGDQNLKVAKAELDVITSRAAFASAKNTNDWEPKLMAQSKDSWSLAEECKRDCQFGTEKKLQLEPINAKALPETSCKTMPEASGAPDFVEAASKWSATESKEECKDKKEALSDYVIDKIDKDIADMADKGCTIDNGGLDYKLFLLSKAWGYMKERRLLLKQIDAEATPETTSCKAMAEASGAQCKRDDVDGDLELKVSKARGEVTTISLESVKTSNDLENSKLEAESKEVQGLTEELDTCVSANTRVGF, from the exons ATGTGTGTTTCTGAATATAATATGATAGACTACTTCGTCGAATCATGCCGATCGCACACCCAACAACACACAACT GTTCGTGTATTCTTAAGGGTCGAGGGACAAGCCAGTAAGAGATTGCTGTTGGACCATGCCAACTGTTTCATGAATTTGTACCCATCTATCCAAGTGGAGAAGTTGGCTGGATGGGAAACTCTTCCGGCTTCTGATCAGGAAGCTGTTCTTTTACTGGTCAAGAAGGTTCCTCCTGCAGCACTAACTG ACATTAAAGATATGGGAAAAGAGGATAGAGAACTCCCACAATCAGCTTCTAAAACCGGTACAAAACGTAGGAAAGATCTCGATGgtgatcaaaatttaaaagttgCCAAGGCTGAATTAGATGTG ATTACTAGCAGGGCTGCATTTGCATCTGCAAAGAACACTAATGATTGGGAACCTAAACTTATGGCTCAATCCAAAGACTCGTGGTCTTTAGCAGAAGAGTGTAAAAG GGATTGCCAATTTGGAACAGAAAAGAAGCTTCAACTTGAGCCAATCAATGCTAAAGCCCTACCTGAGACATCATGCAAAACTATGCCTGAAGCTTCTGGTGCACCAGATTTTGTGGAGGCTGCTAGTAAATGGTCGGCAACAGAGTCAAAG GAAGAATGCAAGGACAAAAAAGAGGCATTGAGTGATTATGTTATTGACAAGATCGATAAAG ATATTGCAGACATGGCAGATAAGGGTTGCACAATTGATAATGGAGGACTGGATTACAAACTTTTTTTGCTGAGTAAGGCATG GGGGTATATGAAAGAAAGGAGGCTTCTACTCAAGCAAATCGATGCCGAAGCCACACCAGAGACGACATCATGTAAAGCTATGGCTGAAGCTTCTGGAGCACAATGCAAAAGAGATGATGTTGATGGTGATTTGGAGTTGAAAGTTTCCAAAGCTAGAGGAGAGGTGACAACTATATCACTTGAATCTGTAAAAACTTCCAATGATTTGGAAAACAGTAAGCTGGAGGCTGAATCCAAAGAAGTGCAGGGTTTGACAGAAGAATTAGATACATGTGTCAGTGCCAATACCAGAGTTGGTTTCTAA
- the LOC7490856 gene encoding uncharacterized protein LOC7490856 isoform X3 — MEDAGGKASCKMVQRPDHLLDYTTSSNHADRTPNNTQLVDAAAIESHQHQYQKLTKYDGDSATLVIDTATKYGIEVSQDSLATCWECSQKIMKGEVRVFLRVEGQASKRLLLDHANCFMNLYPSIQVEKLAGWETLPASDQEAVLLLVKKVPPAALTDIKDMGKEDRELPQSASKTGTKRRKDLDGDQNLKVAKAELDVITSRAAFASAKNTNDWEPKLMAQSKDSWSLAEECKRDCQFGTEKKLQLEPINAKALPETSCKTMPEASGAPDFVEAASKWSATESKEECKDKKEALSDYVIDKIDKDIADMADKGCTIDNGGLDYKLFLLSKAWGYMKERRLLLKQIDAEATPETTSCKAMAEASGAQCKRDDVDGDLELKVSKARGEVTTISLESVKTSNDLENSKLEAESKEVQGLTEELDTCVSANTRVGF; from the exons ATGGAAGATGCAGGAGGGAAGGCATCGTGCAAGATGGTTCAACGGCCTGATCACCTACTTGACTAT ACTACTTCGTCGAATCATGCCGATCGCACACCCAACAACACACAACT TGTCGATGCTGCTGCTATAGAGTCACACCAACATCAATACCAAAAGCTTACAAAATATGATGGGGATAGTGCTACACTAGTTATAGATACAGCTACAAAATATGGTATTGAAGTTTCGCAAGATTCTCTTGCTACTTGTTGGGAATGCAGCCAAAAGATTATGAAAGGAGAG GTTCGTGTATTCTTAAGGGTCGAGGGACAAGCCAGTAAGAGATTGCTGTTGGACCATGCCAACTGTTTCATGAATTTGTACCCATCTATCCAAGTGGAGAAGTTGGCTGGATGGGAAACTCTTCCGGCTTCTGATCAGGAAGCTGTTCTTTTACTGGTCAAGAAGGTTCCTCCTGCAGCACTAACTG ACATTAAAGATATGGGAAAAGAGGATAGAGAACTCCCACAATCAGCTTCTAAAACCGGTACAAAACGTAGGAAAGATCTCGATGgtgatcaaaatttaaaagttgCCAAGGCTGAATTAGATGTG ATTACTAGCAGGGCTGCATTTGCATCTGCAAAGAACACTAATGATTGGGAACCTAAACTTATGGCTCAATCCAAAGACTCGTGGTCTTTAGCAGAAGAGTGTAAAAG GGATTGCCAATTTGGAACAGAAAAGAAGCTTCAACTTGAGCCAATCAATGCTAAAGCCCTACCTGAGACATCATGCAAAACTATGCCTGAAGCTTCTGGTGCACCAGATTTTGTGGAGGCTGCTAGTAAATGGTCGGCAACAGAGTCAAAG GAAGAATGCAAGGACAAAAAAGAGGCATTGAGTGATTATGTTATTGACAAGATCGATAAAG ATATTGCAGACATGGCAGATAAGGGTTGCACAATTGATAATGGAGGACTGGATTACAAACTTTTTTTGCTGAGTAAGGCATG GGGGTATATGAAAGAAAGGAGGCTTCTACTCAAGCAAATCGATGCCGAAGCCACACCAGAGACGACATCATGTAAAGCTATGGCTGAAGCTTCTGGAGCACAATGCAAAAGAGATGATGTTGATGGTGATTTGGAGTTGAAAGTTTCCAAAGCTAGAGGAGAGGTGACAACTATATCACTTGAATCTGTAAAAACTTCCAATGATTTGGAAAACAGTAAGCTGGAGGCTGAATCCAAAGAAGTGCAGGGTTTGACAGAAGAATTAGATACATGTGTCAGTGCCAATACCAGAGTTGGTTTCTAA
- the LOC112328377 gene encoding ATP synthase subunit epsilon, mitochondrial: MASNAAAPFWRAAGMTYITYSNICANLVRNCLKEPYKTEALSREKVHFAVTKFVDGNPQKPIVRSDSGTE; encoded by the exons ATGGCGTCGAATGCAGCAGCGCCGTTTTGGAGGGCCGCCGGCATGACCTACATAACATATTCCAACATCTGTGCTAATCTTGTCAGAAACTGTCTCAAAGAACCATACAAGACTGAAGCTCTTTCGAGGGAAAAGGTTCATTTTGCTGTTACCAAGTTTGTCGATGGAAATCCTCAGAAACCCA TTGTTCGTTCGGATTCTGGGACTGAATGA
- the LOC7490856 gene encoding poly [ADP-ribose] polymerase 1-like isoform X5 encodes MEDAGGKASCKMVQRPDHLLDYTTSSNHADRTPNNTQLVDAAAIESHQHQYQKLTKYDGDSATLVIDTATKYGIEVSQDSLATCWECSQKIMKGEVVFNVRVFLRVEGQASKRLLLDHANCFMNLYPSIQVEKLAGWETLPASDQEAVLLLVKKVPPAALTDIKDMGKEDRELPQSASKTGTKRRKDLDGDQNLKVAKAELDVITSRAAFASAKNTNDWEPKLMAQSKDSWSLAEECKRDCQFGTEKKLQLEPINAKALPETSCKTMPEASGAPDFVEAASKWSATESKEECKDKKEALSDYVIDKIDKDIADMADKGCTIDNGGLDYKLFLLRGI; translated from the exons ATGGAAGATGCAGGAGGGAAGGCATCGTGCAAGATGGTTCAACGGCCTGATCACCTACTTGACTAT ACTACTTCGTCGAATCATGCCGATCGCACACCCAACAACACACAACT TGTCGATGCTGCTGCTATAGAGTCACACCAACATCAATACCAAAAGCTTACAAAATATGATGGGGATAGTGCTACACTAGTTATAGATACAGCTACAAAATATGGTATTGAAGTTTCGCAAGATTCTCTTGCTACTTGTTGGGAATGCAGCCAAAAGATTATGAAAGGAGAGGTGGTTTTTaat GTTCGTGTATTCTTAAGGGTCGAGGGACAAGCCAGTAAGAGATTGCTGTTGGACCATGCCAACTGTTTCATGAATTTGTACCCATCTATCCAAGTGGAGAAGTTGGCTGGATGGGAAACTCTTCCGGCTTCTGATCAGGAAGCTGTTCTTTTACTGGTCAAGAAGGTTCCTCCTGCAGCACTAACTG ACATTAAAGATATGGGAAAAGAGGATAGAGAACTCCCACAATCAGCTTCTAAAACCGGTACAAAACGTAGGAAAGATCTCGATGgtgatcaaaatttaaaagttgCCAAGGCTGAATTAGATGTG ATTACTAGCAGGGCTGCATTTGCATCTGCAAAGAACACTAATGATTGGGAACCTAAACTTATGGCTCAATCCAAAGACTCGTGGTCTTTAGCAGAAGAGTGTAAAAG GGATTGCCAATTTGGAACAGAAAAGAAGCTTCAACTTGAGCCAATCAATGCTAAAGCCCTACCTGAGACATCATGCAAAACTATGCCTGAAGCTTCTGGTGCACCAGATTTTGTGGAGGCTGCTAGTAAATGGTCGGCAACAGAGTCAAAG GAAGAATGCAAGGACAAAAAAGAGGCATTGAGTGATTATGTTATTGACAAGATCGATAAAG ATATTGCAGACATGGCAGATAAGGGTTGCACAATTGATAATGGAGGACTGGATTACAAACTTTTTTTGCTGA GGGGTATATGA
- the LOC18101272 gene encoding cysteine-rich receptor-like protein kinase 34 has translation MPNGSLALHLLGTEMSAELDWKLRVSIIINGIARGLVYQHEDSRLRIIHRDMIRASNILLDHQMNPRVSDFGMARIFGGDQKQANTNGVAGTHGYMAPEYAMQGIFLVKSYVFGFGVLLLEIIAGKGRNGGFYLSDDGRQSLLMHAWNLWHEGKAMEIMD, from the exons ATGCCCAATGGCAGTCTTGCCCTTCACCTCCTTG GCACGGAAATGAGTGCAGAATTAGATTGGAAACTGCGGGTTAGCATTATCATCAATGGAATAGCTAGAGGCCTTGTCTATCAACACGAGGACAGTCGACTAAGAATAATTCACAGAGACATGATCAGAGCCAGCAATATTTTGTTGGATCATCAGATGAATCCAAGAGTTTCTGATTTCGGAATGGCAAGAATTTTTGGAGGAGATCAGAAGCAAGCCAATACAAATGGAGTCGCTGGTACACA TGGATACATGGCGCCAGAATATGCAATGCAAGGTATCTTCTTGGTAAAATcttatgtttttggttttggagTTCTTTTGTTAGAGATTATTGCTGGAAAAGGGAGGAATGGTGGGTTCTATCTTTCCGATGATGGTCGTCAGAGCCTACTCATGCAC GCATGGAATTTATGGCATGAAGGCAAAGCAATGGAGATTATGGAttaa
- the LOC7490857 gene encoding exocyst complex component EXO70A1, producing MAPVDGIDNLSAARIVLKTSLENSRALASALDNTGQKLEGIKQRLPTLGAAVRHAPRQKCTFVAIREHIDCAIGPAAAVLKVYDTIQELQKSLLSHPCSDLSTYLLMVKQLEESLKFLTDNCRLAIQWLEAVLEFLENAVPDDLYIMKVKKSLSILQELQATEKRARLSGGVLCAAFDKLEIEFRRLLTENCIHVVWDFVSSSIGDQASTAPSPLPVAVVQKLQAIIGKLNADNRLEKFMSTYAEIRSLNTRRSFQALDLNYLDLSISEFDDVQDVECYIDQWCKHFQLAIKHVFEIEYKLCSDVFEKNGPDVWMDCFAKIAIQSGILSFLHFGKKITVCKNDPIKILKLLDIFAMLENLRVDFNRLFGGPACIEIQTLTRDLIKGVVNGACEVFWELPIQVELQRRSSPSLNGSVPRLVNFVTDYCNRLLGDDYKPLLTRVLTIQQSWKQVKYQEELITSQIYCIIKQIGLNLDAWSKAHYDFTLSYLFMMNNHCHLCSLKGTKLGDLMGECWLKAHEQYRDYYMTLFLRESWGKIFNLLSQEGRVLSSPTGGFVGDSVKKRLKSFNEEFDHMYQKQSNWVVPNEDLRLKMCKLVVQAFVPAHRSYLQNYGFQAETDASPGRHVKYTTQGLETMLSSLFQPKLSKSGSTKQNRLIGKIKDIVTDNFRLTLLAA from the coding sequence ATGGCTCCAGTGGATGGCATTGACAATCTTTCAGCTGCTAGGATAGTCTTGAAGACGAGCTTAGAGAATTCACGAGCTCTTGCCTCTGCTCTAGACAATACTGGCCAAAAATTGGAGGGGATAAAACAAAGATTGCCAACTTTGGGAGCCGCTGTTAGACATGCCCCCAGGCAAAAGTGCACATTTGTTGCAATTAGAGAGCATATTGATTGTGCCATCGGTCCTGCTGCAGCAGTGCTAAAGGTGTATGATACCATTCAAGAGCTCCAGAAGTCACTATTATCGCACCCGTGTTCTGATCTTTCCACTTACTTGCTGATGGTGAAACAGCTTGAGGAATCATTGAAATTTCTGACTGACAACTGTAGGCTAGCAATTCAGTGGCTGGAGGCTGTTCTTGAGTTTCTGGAAAATGCAGTTCCTGATGATCTGTATATCATGAAGGTCAAGAAGTCATTGAGCATTCTGCAAGAGTTGCAAGCTACCGAGAAACGTGCTCGGCTCAGTGGGGGTGTTCTCTGTGCTGCATTTGACAAACTCGAAATTGAATTCAGGCGGCTTCTTACTGAAAACTGCATCCATGTTGTTTGGGATTTTGTCTCATCTTCCATTGGAGATCAAGCCTCCACTGCTCCATCTCCTCTGCCAGTGGCTGTTGTGCAGAAGCTTCAGGCTATTATTGGCAAACTAAATGCAGATAACAGGCTTGAGAAGTTTATGTCAACCTATGCTGAAATCCGGAGTTTGAATACCAGGAGAAGTTTTCAAGCTCTTGACTTGAATTACCTTGACCTGTCGATCAGCGAATTCGATGACGTACAAGATGTAGAGTGTTACATAGATCAATGGTGCAAGCATTTCCAGTTGGCTATAAAGCacgtttttgaaattgaatacAAGCTTTGCAGTGATGTTTTTGAGAAGAATGGACCAGATGTTTGGATGGACTGCTTTGCAAAAATCGCTATACAATCAGGAATTCTTTCTTTCCTCCACTTTGGAAAGAAAATTACAGTGTGTAAGAATGATCCAATCAAGATCTTGAAGCTATTGGACATTTTTGCGATGTTGGAAAATCTGAGAGTGGATTTCAACAGACTTTTTGGAGGGCCAGCATGCATTGAAATCCAGACTCTGACTAGGGATCTCATCAAGGGAGTTGTTAATGGTGCTTGTGAAGTTTTCTGGGAACTTCCGATCCAAGTGGAGCTGCAAAGGCGAAGTTCTCCTTCTTTAAATGGTAGTGTTCCAAGGCTAGTAAACTTTGTAACGGATTACTGTAATCGTCTACTAGGGGATGATTATAAGCCATTACTCACGCGGGTTCTGACAATTCAACAGAGTTGGAAACAAGTCAAGTACCAAGAAGAGCTTATCACCAGCCAGATTTATTGCATAATAAAGCAGATTGGTCTAAACTTGGATGCATGGTCAAAAGCCCACTATGATTTCACGTTGTCCTACCTTTTCATGATGAACAACCATTGTCACCTTTGCAGTTTGAAAGGCACAAAGCTTGGAGATTTgatgggagaatgttggttgaAAGCTCATGAACAGTATAGGGACTATTACATGACTCTTTTCCTGAGAGAAAGTTGGgggaaaatatttaatcttcttAGCCAAGAGGGTCGAGTTTTATCTTCTCCTACCGGGGGATTCGTGGGGGATTCGGTCAAGAAGAGACTAAAGTCATTCAATGAGGAGTTTGATCACATGTACCAGAAGCAATCCAATTGGGTTGTTCCAAATGAAGACTTGAGGTTGAAGATGTGTAAACTTGTAGTCCAGGCTTTTGTACCTGCTCACAGGAGTTACTTGCAGAACTATGGGTTTCAGGCCGAAACTGATGCTAGTCCCGGCAGACATGTGAAATATACTACGCAAGGTTTGGAAACCATGCTCAGCTCTCTCTTTCAGCCAAAGCTAAGCAAGTCTGGCAGCACCAAACAAAACCGCTTGATtggtaaaataaaagatattgtgACAGATAACTTTCGCTTGACACTTTTGGCTGCATAA
- the LOC7490856 gene encoding uncharacterized protein LOC7490856 isoform X2, protein MEDAGGKASCKMVQRPDHLLDYTTSSNHADRTPNNTQLVDAAAIESHQHQYQKLTKYDGDSATLVIDTATKYGIEVSQDSLATCWECSQKIMKGEVVFNVRVFLRVEGQASKRLLLDHANCFMNLYPSIQVEKLAGWETLPASDQEAVLLLVKKVPPAALTDMGKEDRELPQSASKTGTKRRKDLDGDQNLKVAKAELDVITSRAAFASAKNTNDWEPKLMAQSKDSWSLAEECKRDCQFGTEKKLQLEPINAKALPETSCKTMPEASGAPDFVEAASKWSATESKEECKDKKEALSDYVIDKIDKDIADMADKGCTIDNGGLDYKLFLLSKAWGYMKERRLLLKQIDAEATPETTSCKAMAEASGAQCKRDDVDGDLELKVSKARGEVTTISLESVKTSNDLENSKLEAESKEVQGLTEELDTCVSANTRVGF, encoded by the exons ATGGAAGATGCAGGAGGGAAGGCATCGTGCAAGATGGTTCAACGGCCTGATCACCTACTTGACTAT ACTACTTCGTCGAATCATGCCGATCGCACACCCAACAACACACAACT TGTCGATGCTGCTGCTATAGAGTCACACCAACATCAATACCAAAAGCTTACAAAATATGATGGGGATAGTGCTACACTAGTTATAGATACAGCTACAAAATATGGTATTGAAGTTTCGCAAGATTCTCTTGCTACTTGTTGGGAATGCAGCCAAAAGATTATGAAAGGAGAGGTGGTTTTTaat GTTCGTGTATTCTTAAGGGTCGAGGGACAAGCCAGTAAGAGATTGCTGTTGGACCATGCCAACTGTTTCATGAATTTGTACCCATCTATCCAAGTGGAGAAGTTGGCTGGATGGGAAACTCTTCCGGCTTCTGATCAGGAAGCTGTTCTTTTACTGGTCAAGAAGGTTCCTCCTGCAGCACTAACTG ATATGGGAAAAGAGGATAGAGAACTCCCACAATCAGCTTCTAAAACCGGTACAAAACGTAGGAAAGATCTCGATGgtgatcaaaatttaaaagttgCCAAGGCTGAATTAGATGTG ATTACTAGCAGGGCTGCATTTGCATCTGCAAAGAACACTAATGATTGGGAACCTAAACTTATGGCTCAATCCAAAGACTCGTGGTCTTTAGCAGAAGAGTGTAAAAG GGATTGCCAATTTGGAACAGAAAAGAAGCTTCAACTTGAGCCAATCAATGCTAAAGCCCTACCTGAGACATCATGCAAAACTATGCCTGAAGCTTCTGGTGCACCAGATTTTGTGGAGGCTGCTAGTAAATGGTCGGCAACAGAGTCAAAG GAAGAATGCAAGGACAAAAAAGAGGCATTGAGTGATTATGTTATTGACAAGATCGATAAAG ATATTGCAGACATGGCAGATAAGGGTTGCACAATTGATAATGGAGGACTGGATTACAAACTTTTTTTGCTGAGTAAGGCATG GGGGTATATGAAAGAAAGGAGGCTTCTACTCAAGCAAATCGATGCCGAAGCCACACCAGAGACGACATCATGTAAAGCTATGGCTGAAGCTTCTGGAGCACAATGCAAAAGAGATGATGTTGATGGTGATTTGGAGTTGAAAGTTTCCAAAGCTAGAGGAGAGGTGACAACTATATCACTTGAATCTGTAAAAACTTCCAATGATTTGGAAAACAGTAAGCTGGAGGCTGAATCCAAAGAAGTGCAGGGTTTGACAGAAGAATTAGATACATGTGTCAGTGCCAATACCAGAGTTGGTTTCTAA